One genomic region from Deltaproteobacteria bacterium encodes:
- a CDS encoding phenylacetate--CoA ligase, producing MKKTFSPVVKTAQELQDWQLKGLKWTVTHAYKGSQHYRAKFDEAGVKPADIKTLADIQKLPFVSSKDLQEGYPFPLRSVPFKDVVRIHASSGTTGKRKILCYTAKDIDDWAEMFARCYAYADCTPEDRIQIAVGYGVWTAGWGFQNGCERFGAMSIPAGPGNLDMQCQFLEDFQTTVMCCTASMGLLMAEEIDRRGLRGKIALKKMIFGSERASDAMRVRISELSGVAADQLYDIPGLTELYGPGTGLDCRHHQGIHYWADYYILEILDPQTLKPVPPGEIGEMVVTTLRKEGAPLVRYRTRDLTRIITTPCPCGSIMPRHDRILGRSDDMFIFRAVNIYPSHIDQILSHIDSVGSEYQVILNRLENGKDSMLIKVERAGDVASGHDDGPIRKAIERDIKKQIMVSCDVEVVDYAALPRSERKTKRVFDNRD from the coding sequence ATGAAAAAAACTTTTTCGCCGGTCGTGAAGACCGCTCAGGAGTTGCAGGACTGGCAACTAAAAGGTCTGAAGTGGACCGTCACGCACGCCTACAAAGGTTCGCAGCATTACCGGGCCAAGTTTGATGAAGCCGGCGTAAAACCGGCCGATATCAAAACACTGGCCGACATACAAAAACTACCGTTCGTCTCGAGCAAAGACCTCCAGGAAGGCTATCCCTTCCCACTCCGGAGCGTACCATTTAAGGATGTGGTGCGGATCCACGCCTCCAGCGGCACGACGGGCAAGAGAAAGATCCTCTGCTACACCGCCAAGGATATTGACGACTGGGCGGAGATGTTTGCGCGTTGTTACGCCTACGCCGACTGCACGCCTGAAGACAGAATCCAGATCGCCGTAGGATATGGCGTCTGGACGGCGGGCTGGGGGTTCCAGAACGGCTGCGAACGGTTCGGGGCCATGTCCATCCCGGCCGGCCCGGGCAATCTCGATATGCAGTGCCAGTTTCTCGAAGACTTCCAGACGACGGTCATGTGTTGCACCGCCTCGATGGGACTGCTCATGGCCGAGGAAATTGACAGGCGCGGTCTGCGCGGGAAGATAGCGCTCAAGAAGATGATCTTCGGCTCTGAACGGGCGAGCGACGCCATGCGGGTGCGAATTTCCGAGCTTTCCGGGGTGGCCGCGGATCAGCTATATGATATTCCCGGGCTCACCGAGCTCTATGGTCCGGGGACGGGTCTTGACTGCCGTCACCACCAGGGCATCCACTATTGGGCGGATTACTACATCCTGGAGATACTTGATCCTCAAACCCTGAAACCAGTGCCCCCCGGAGAGATTGGCGAAATGGTGGTGACCACGCTCCGGAAAGAGGGGGCGCCGCTAGTCCGCTACCGGACACGGGATTTGACGAGGATCATCACCACGCCCTGTCCCTGCGGAAGTATAATGCCCAGGCACGACAGGATTCTGGGGAGATCGGACGACATGTTCATCTTCCGGGCCGTCAACATCTATCCGAGTCATATTGATCAAATTCTTTCGCATATTGATAGCGTGGGGAGTGAATACCAGGTCATCCTTAACCGGCTCGAGAACGGCAAAGACAGCATGCTGATCAAGGTGGAGAGGGCCGGGGACGTCGCGTCGGGACACGATGACGGCCCGATCAGAAAGGCCATCGAACGTGACATAAAGAAGCAGATCATGGTGAGTTGCGATGTCGAGGTCGTGGATTATGCGGCTCTGCCGAGATCGGAGAGAAAAACCAAAAGGGTATTTGACAACAGAGACTG